The following proteins are encoded in a genomic region of Sorangiineae bacterium MSr12523:
- a CDS encoding FAD-binding oxidoreductase: MDTYDIVVAGNGALGLATARALSLEDASLRIAVVGPKGRPAGASAAAGAMLGCYGEVTAALLRTEQGRAKHAKSVLASRLWPAWLESINAEVSAEQRLAITPGTFVFCNSKSGTIEDASFAAMQKALQESGEPWENADQNRIPGMNPTGDARPTRALFLPGEGCLDASRLLSALTTLVEQSPNQTLIDGAVTRLDVRNGRVTGVTLADGRTIAASQVVLAMGVGTQAVLDELPELARRIPRIFCGGGTSLLLEAQTPSLTHAVRTPNRAFACGLHGLPRGGNRLYFGATNILSVKPMTRTSPADMFFILDCVLEQIDQDLCISELVGWQTGNRPVTVDTCPLIGGTSLEGLWLLTGTYRDGLFLSPLLGQHIAKRIRGQRGLFDETFLPERKPVVLWTRDGARAEALEHFMAMGWEHSIELPKIGWHRLFERTYKELLDSLYDELGEEEFILPPELLAIAASNRKTMVPFFRNYYAEVRKAWS, from the coding sequence GTGGATACGTACGACATCGTCGTGGCTGGAAATGGAGCGCTGGGTCTCGCGACTGCGCGTGCACTGTCGCTCGAGGATGCGAGCTTGCGTATCGCCGTCGTGGGGCCGAAGGGCCGGCCGGCGGGAGCATCCGCCGCGGCGGGGGCGATGCTCGGCTGCTACGGTGAGGTGACCGCAGCGCTGTTGCGCACGGAACAGGGCCGCGCCAAACACGCGAAGAGCGTGCTCGCATCGCGCCTGTGGCCCGCCTGGCTCGAATCCATCAACGCCGAGGTGTCGGCGGAGCAACGCCTCGCGATCACGCCGGGGACCTTCGTTTTTTGCAATTCGAAATCGGGCACCATCGAGGACGCGAGCTTCGCCGCGATGCAGAAGGCGCTCCAGGAGAGCGGCGAGCCTTGGGAAAATGCCGACCAGAATCGGATCCCGGGCATGAATCCGACAGGGGATGCTCGCCCCACCCGCGCATTGTTTCTGCCGGGTGAGGGCTGCCTGGATGCCAGCCGGTTGCTTTCGGCGTTGACCACCCTGGTGGAGCAATCGCCGAACCAGACCCTCATCGATGGGGCGGTGACGAGACTCGATGTTCGAAACGGGCGCGTGACCGGTGTGACACTGGCCGATGGTCGGACCATCGCGGCGTCGCAGGTCGTGCTCGCGATGGGAGTCGGTACCCAAGCGGTGCTCGATGAGCTCCCCGAGCTCGCGCGACGCATCCCGCGCATCTTTTGTGGGGGCGGCACGTCCCTCCTCCTTGAGGCGCAAACACCGTCGCTTACCCACGCCGTGCGGACGCCCAATCGCGCATTTGCCTGCGGTCTGCATGGATTGCCGCGCGGTGGCAATCGGCTTTACTTCGGCGCGACGAACATACTTTCGGTCAAGCCGATGACACGGACGTCCCCCGCGGACATGTTCTTCATCCTCGATTGTGTGCTGGAGCAAATCGATCAAGATCTTTGCATATCCGAGCTCGTGGGCTGGCAAACCGGGAATCGACCGGTCACCGTCGACACCTGCCCGCTGATTGGGGGCACCTCGCTGGAGGGTTTGTGGCTGCTCACCGGCACCTACCGCGACGGTTTGTTTCTTTCGCCTTTGCTCGGTCAGCACATCGCGAAACGCATCCGCGGTCAGCGCGGCCTGTTCGACGAGACGTTTCTGCCCGAGCGCAAGCCCGTCGTCCTATGGACACGCGATGGCGCCCGCGCCGAGGCCCTCGAGCACTTCATGGCGATGGGCTGGGAGCACAGTATCGAACTACCGAAGATCGGTTGGCACCGCCTGTTCGAGCGCACCTACAAGGAACTGCTGGATTCGCTCTACGACGAACTCGGCGAAGAGGAGTTCATCCTTCCGCCCGAGCTTCTGGCAATTGCGGCCAGCAATCGCAAGACAATGGTACCGTTCTTCCGAAACTATTATGCGGAAGTCCGCAAGGCCTGGTCCTAG
- a CDS encoding FAD-dependent oxidoreductase: protein MGGGDTKLAGPDLAAGIGVGELGDGATLLGHAHGEAVLVARRGGEVFAIGATCTHYGGPLAEGLRVDDTVRCPWHHACFSLRTGEAVRAPALNPVPCFEVEQRDGKLYVLGKRAPAAKRAPDGAPASVVIVGAGAAGNAAAEMLRREGYSGKVTMVGTDPSLPCDRPNLSKDYLAGTAPEEWIPLRSPDFYKEQNIELRLGVNVERIEPETRNVVFTDGSRLGYGALLLATGAEPIRLQIPGATLPHVHYLRTLADCRAIIARCEGAKKAVVVGASFIGLEVAASLRTRGLEVAVVAPEKRPLEHVMGAELGDFIRALHEEHGVVFHLGHTAKSIDEKVVVLDNGESLEADLVVIGIGVRPNVDLAERAGLMIDRGVRVDAHLKTSSPGIWAAGDIARWPDPHTGQNLRIEHWVVAERQGQIAALNMLGRATLCDIVPFFWSQHYDVAISYVGHADHWDRIDISGNLAQRDATVAFRAGNKTLAIVTLGRDVQSLQAERAFEEGTGKEAS, encoded by the coding sequence ATGGGCGGTGGAGACACGAAGCTCGCGGGGCCCGATCTCGCGGCCGGGATCGGTGTTGGGGAATTGGGCGATGGCGCCACGTTGCTCGGGCATGCGCACGGCGAGGCCGTGCTCGTGGCACGTCGAGGCGGCGAAGTCTTCGCGATTGGTGCTACGTGTACCCACTACGGGGGACCCTTGGCGGAAGGGCTGCGTGTGGACGATACCGTCCGCTGCCCTTGGCATCATGCGTGTTTCTCGTTGCGCACGGGGGAGGCGGTGCGCGCGCCCGCGCTCAATCCGGTCCCGTGTTTCGAAGTCGAGCAACGAGATGGGAAACTCTACGTGCTCGGCAAGCGTGCTCCGGCGGCGAAGCGCGCGCCGGACGGCGCACCCGCGTCGGTGGTCATCGTGGGGGCCGGAGCTGCGGGCAATGCAGCCGCTGAAATGCTGCGGCGCGAAGGGTATTCCGGAAAGGTGACGATGGTGGGGACCGACCCATCGCTGCCGTGCGATCGACCGAATCTATCCAAAGATTACCTTGCAGGCACGGCACCCGAAGAATGGATTCCTCTGCGTTCTCCTGATTTCTACAAAGAACAAAACATCGAACTTCGACTTGGCGTAAACGTCGAGCGCATCGAGCCCGAGACGCGCAACGTCGTTTTTACCGACGGATCGCGTCTTGGCTATGGGGCACTTTTGCTCGCCACGGGCGCCGAGCCCATTCGCCTGCAGATTCCGGGCGCCACGCTGCCGCACGTGCACTATCTGCGAACGCTGGCCGATTGCCGCGCGATCATCGCGCGATGCGAAGGCGCAAAGAAGGCCGTCGTGGTGGGCGCCAGCTTCATTGGATTGGAAGTCGCGGCGTCCTTGCGCACCCGCGGCCTCGAGGTCGCCGTCGTTGCACCGGAAAAGAGGCCACTGGAACACGTCATGGGCGCGGAGCTCGGCGATTTCATTCGCGCGCTGCACGAAGAACACGGCGTCGTATTTCATTTGGGCCACACCGCCAAGAGCATCGACGAGAAAGTCGTTGTTCTCGACAATGGGGAATCGCTCGAGGCCGATCTCGTCGTCATCGGCATCGGCGTCCGCCCCAACGTGGACCTCGCCGAGCGTGCGGGCCTGATGATCGACCGCGGCGTCCGCGTCGACGCCCACCTGAAGACGAGCTCTCCAGGAATCTGGGCCGCCGGCGATATCGCACGATGGCCAGATCCCCACACGGGCCAGAACCTCCGCATCGAACACTGGGTCGTAGCCGAACGACAAGGCCAGATTGCCGCATTGAACATGCTGGGCCGCGCAACCCTTTGCGATATCGTGCCGTTCTTCTGGAGCCAGCACTACGACGTAGCCATCTCCTACGTCGGCCACGCCGATCACTGGGACCGCATCGACATATCGGGCAACCTCGCCCAACGCGACGCCACCGTCGCCTTCCGCGCAGGCAACAAGACGCTCGCCATCGTCACCCTCGGCCGCGACGTCCAAAGCCTCCAAGCCGAACGCGCATTCGAAGAGGGGACCGGGAAAGAGGCTTCCTAA
- a CDS encoding HEXXH motif-containing putative peptide modification protein, with protein MERYKFALDVFAARDPGFREFAAQIESLDEAAADRFFGDFLVRAELEMAIERLETGKDEAWGKSLFAVLDMALGAMSQHPESTISQHAMARRFVVGPRKQTWVWDLPDESTAIGDKLGEIVRTRFMPGSDCTFEPIRPTPKMVENLDRAIALAHHLVPEMTSSVFRHLHSIAIGHIRGPGGRRLTGSGGDPTPCMIFLDPDELENPWDTAGHILHEGMHVKLADLCRAGHIADEDRVELPWRGTTALSNCVFAFHAYVHLQVFRAAVERFGPAHHAEFGAPQDYKALAHPMSVVNTKTGPFARAEQRLDHYYQQLVGAWARRVTPYGHALVAWAWDALRPLNRRLASEPAHAGSSQMAPKGSMTEASSARCERRDDVLLRRSPRCSALFALEPRSHKILTLNLPAWLAFELCDGKTEREILAAYASSMDIPAESAWTELSPTLDALASSGMIMRDALQGSAT; from the coding sequence GTGGAGCGTTACAAATTTGCCCTGGATGTGTTCGCTGCCCGAGATCCGGGGTTTCGCGAGTTCGCGGCGCAGATCGAATCGTTGGACGAGGCCGCGGCGGACCGCTTCTTCGGTGATTTCCTGGTCCGCGCCGAATTGGAAATGGCGATCGAGCGACTGGAGACGGGCAAGGACGAGGCATGGGGAAAATCCCTATTTGCCGTGCTCGACATGGCGCTCGGTGCGATGTCGCAGCATCCCGAATCGACGATTTCACAGCACGCCATGGCTCGGCGATTCGTCGTCGGGCCTCGAAAGCAAACCTGGGTGTGGGATCTTCCGGACGAGTCGACCGCGATCGGCGACAAGCTCGGAGAAATCGTTCGCACGAGGTTCATGCCGGGATCCGACTGCACCTTCGAACCCATTCGTCCCACGCCGAAGATGGTGGAGAACCTGGATCGCGCCATTGCGCTCGCGCACCATCTCGTTCCGGAGATGACGTCGAGCGTGTTTCGGCATCTTCACTCGATCGCCATTGGGCACATTCGCGGTCCAGGAGGCCGGCGGCTCACCGGATCGGGGGGCGATCCGACGCCCTGCATGATCTTTCTCGATCCGGACGAATTGGAGAATCCGTGGGATACCGCGGGCCATATTTTGCACGAGGGCATGCACGTCAAGCTTGCCGATCTATGCCGTGCCGGCCACATCGCCGACGAAGATCGGGTCGAGTTGCCGTGGCGCGGGACGACCGCGCTCTCCAATTGCGTTTTTGCCTTTCATGCCTACGTCCACCTGCAAGTCTTTCGTGCTGCCGTGGAGCGTTTTGGTCCCGCGCACCATGCCGAATTCGGCGCGCCACAAGATTACAAGGCGCTGGCGCACCCGATGTCGGTCGTGAACACCAAGACAGGACCTTTCGCACGAGCTGAACAGAGATTGGATCACTATTACCAGCAACTGGTGGGCGCCTGGGCACGAAGGGTTACTCCCTACGGACACGCGCTCGTCGCCTGGGCATGGGATGCCCTCCGTCCGCTGAACAGGCGGCTCGCGTCCGAGCCGGCGCATGCCGGCTCGAGCCAAATGGCGCCCAAAGGCAGCATGACGGAAGCTTCGTCGGCTCGATGCGAGCGCCGCGACGATGTCCTTCTTCGCCGCTCGCCCCGCTGCAGTGCGCTTTTCGCTTTGGAGCCGCGCTCACACAAGATCCTGACTTTGAACCTGCCGGCGTGGCTCGCGTTCGAGCTCTGCGACGGGAAAACCGAGCGCGAGATCCTCGCCGCGTATGCGTCGTCGATGGATATCCCGGCGGAGAGCGCATGGACCGAGCTCTCTCCGACACTCGACGCGCTCGCATCGAGTGGCATGATCATGCGCGACGCGCTGCAGGGGAGTGCGACATGA
- a CDS encoding HEXXH motif-containing putative peptide modification protein gives MTDGSAHLVGTADETLVQHAQFGDSTKILAKVLARYRFGVDLFAERLPAVAQIASAVERLNDVDARRLFCDPLVRLKLEEAFSDLEGRRLASPHPLEAFLVRALEALPLGLCESHMPSHWPIRSEHPKWLWAVADSDDAHARELHAAFDGIFAKDSKGGGGVLLNPDAASRRKIEEAIALLSTLLPHSGAAALRHIDAIALLQAKIEGGTVLSAAGGDVTPSTVFLSLEELGNPWDIAGCLLHEGLHMKLFDAGRSLALATAPAETIQVPWRPVRWSIVRAVYAYHVYVHLSLFKAAALVAEKSTIEQFGNPADYVSRPHAMSVVNNGSVSRFGRSIDRARYLGEQLLGPWSHLLSAQGKSLVTWLSRALAPVSNDVFGDSTEQA, from the coding sequence ATGACGGACGGCTCGGCGCATCTGGTCGGGACGGCGGACGAAACCCTCGTGCAGCATGCGCAGTTCGGTGATTCGACGAAAATCCTGGCAAAGGTTCTCGCGCGCTACCGCTTTGGGGTGGACCTTTTCGCCGAGCGCCTTCCGGCGGTCGCGCAGATTGCATCCGCCGTCGAGAGATTGAACGACGTCGACGCGCGCCGCCTCTTTTGCGATCCATTGGTCCGTCTCAAATTGGAAGAAGCATTCTCCGACTTGGAAGGGCGCCGTTTGGCGTCGCCGCACCCGCTGGAGGCATTCCTGGTGCGGGCACTCGAAGCGCTTCCTCTCGGGCTTTGCGAGTCGCACATGCCCTCGCATTGGCCCATTCGCTCCGAGCACCCGAAATGGTTGTGGGCGGTGGCGGACTCGGACGATGCCCACGCCAGGGAGCTCCACGCGGCATTCGATGGCATCTTCGCCAAGGATTCCAAAGGCGGCGGTGGCGTTCTGTTGAACCCCGATGCGGCGTCACGACGAAAGATCGAAGAGGCCATCGCGCTGTTGTCGACTTTGTTGCCGCACTCCGGGGCAGCTGCCCTGAGGCATATCGATGCCATCGCGCTTCTCCAGGCGAAAATCGAAGGCGGAACGGTATTGTCCGCGGCCGGGGGCGATGTAACCCCGTCGACGGTCTTTCTATCCCTGGAAGAACTCGGCAATCCTTGGGACATCGCCGGCTGCCTGTTGCACGAGGGACTTCACATGAAGCTCTTCGACGCGGGGCGTTCGCTTGCATTGGCGACGGCTCCGGCCGAGACGATTCAAGTCCCCTGGCGCCCGGTGCGTTGGTCCATCGTGCGCGCGGTTTATGCGTACCACGTTTACGTGCATCTATCGCTCTTCAAGGCCGCTGCGCTCGTTGCGGAGAAGTCTACAATCGAGCAATTTGGCAATCCAGCGGACTACGTTTCACGGCCGCACGCCATGTCCGTGGTGAACAACGGCTCCGTCTCTCGTTTCGGTCGATCCATCGACCGCGCCCGCTACCTCGGCGAGCAGCTTTTGGGGCCGTGGTCCCATCTTCTCTCGGCGCAGGGAAAATCGCTGGTCACATGGCTCTCGAGGGCACTCGCACCGGTCTCGAACGATGTCTTCGGTGATTCGACGGAGCAAGCATGA